The sequence CTAAAACTCCACCCATGATAATCATATTAATAAAAGAGAACAACACACTTAACGACGATGTTGTTAAAATTCGTTCTATTCTATGATGGTCATTTATTCTTTGCATTATATCTCCTGTCATTTTCACATCGAAATAGGAAATTGGCAAGCTCATTAGTTTAATAAAGAAATCGGATATTAATGAAATATTAATTCTAGTAGAAAGGTGTAATAAAATCCAACTACGAATTAATTCGAGTCCTGTACGTCCAAAAAACAAAAACAATTGCGCAATCAAGACAAGATAAATGAAATGTATATTTTGATTATGTATTCCAACATCAACAACGCTTTGTGTTAAGAAAGGAGTTATTAATTGCAACAGACTGACTGCAAAAAGTCCAATTGCTAATTGTATTATAAATGCTTTGTATTTAAAAACATATTGCGAAAGAATTCCAAAACCGTATACCTTTTTTTCTTCAAGATCTGATTCAGATTCATGAAAATTCGGAGTCGTTTCTAATAATAAAGCAATTCCTTCTTCTGTTGTTTTATCTGCGTTGTTACCTATCCAAAACTTCAAAAACTCAGTTTCAGTATATTCTATCAAACCAATAGCAGGGTCAGACACATAATAAGTCCCTTTTTTAATTTTATACAAAACCACATAATGATTGTGATTCCAATGTAGAATACAAGGTAAGGGAGCTTCTTCAAGCTTTTCTAAAGACAATTTAACACCTAAAGAACGAAAACCAATCTGTTCTGCAGCATCACTTAGAGTAAGTAAGTTACTACCTTCTCTAGTTGTCTCCGAAAGCTCTCTTAACTTTTGAGTGTTAAGCAGTCTCCCATAATGCTTAGCTATAATTTTTAAACAAGTAGGACCGCAGTCTTTACTCTCTGTTTGTGTATAATGAGGAAATTTTTTCAAAATTTGTTTATAGTTTGTTCAAAAATAACGCAAAAAAATTAAAAAAACTTAATTGACGTTTATATCTTTTAACAATAATTCGTTATTATCTTTATCCTTAATAGTCAGAAAAAAATTACCTTTAGGTATTTCTAAAGTAATTTTAAAGTCAACTACTTTTTTAATTCTACTTATAATCGGAATACTTCTTGAGTTATACTTTACATACTTTTTTGTTTCATAAAAACTAACAAGTACTTCTTGCCCTTCTATTTCTTTAAGAATAGGATCATTAATTGTAAATTTAGTTACATCGAAAAACTCAGAAAATGAAGGCTTTATATTATTAATCAAAAAGTAATCAACATTACAATTTACTTTTTCGACACCAGCAAACTCCTTTGATTCAAAAAACAATAGTTCTTTAGAAACATCTGAGACAATTTCAACTTGATCAATAGTTAAAGGATCTAACCCTGTTTTTTCCTTAAATAATTCTGCCATTCTTTTATTTGAAACATTATCTGCCTTTTCTAAAATATGATCTATTCCAGCATATACAAAAATTTTTGCCGAAGAATCTTTATCAATTATATACTTCAAATTTTCTGCTTGTACTTCTTCTCTATTTGTACTATCAAAATCATCATATCCAATTATTTCAAAGCCTAAGCTACATGCTTCTTTAATAAGGTTATTAAAAAAAGGCTCTCTGGTATAATAGCCCGATGTTTTGATTGGAAATTTTCTGCTGTTTATTAAACTATCTTGTCCTTTCTCTAATGCTTCAATAGCTAAATACTTATATCCTTTCTCTCTTAAAGGCTTTAACAATCTATATGCTAAAACTCTATGCTCTGGTTTCCAATGCATCTCATTCAACATTAAAACCTTATGATTCTTTGAAATTTCAGCTATCTTATGTACTATAGAATCTTCAATCTGATTACTCTCTAATAAATTCGCTTTTTGACTACTCAATAAATCGTTAAAGTAACTTCTGCGTTTGTTTTCAAACTTTTTTATTAATTCTTTATATCTATAATATTCAGTGTCGAATGATAAAACCGTTGTTAGTAATTGAAATTTTGTCCATTCATTCTTTTCATCTTTATCGATTGGAGCATTGTCAAATTTATTCATTATAAATAAATGATTGTCTTCATTTTTATATGAATTAAATATATCCATATAACTTAAGGCATTCTTCTTAACAATATTAAATTCCATTGAATTGATTATACTTTTTGCATCTTGCAAGATAGACGAATTTGATTTATGTTTTCCTATACTTTTAATTAGCACATAAAAAGATTGAATACCATCCGTTTTCTCATATAAAACTAAATTACTTATTGTATCATTAACTAACATTTTGGTAGTTACATCTAACTTTTTCTTTGATAATTTAAATTTCTTTTTTTTTAGAAAAAGAAATAATTCATAAAATGGAATTTCAGTTGTCTTTCCATAAACTAATAAATCCTTATTACAAAACTTATAAAAATCTAAAACAGAAGAGCCCTTACTCAATTCATTAATTCCATAATACTTAACATCACCAAAGAAACTGCCACTTACATTTAAAGGATAATTATAAAATTCTGAGCCATTAAAATAATTAAATTTCCTGTTTTTTTTGACAGTATTACAAGATATTATCGAAAAACACACAATAAAGGTGAGTACATTATTTCCAATTATTTGTTTTAGGGTCATAATTACATGTGTTTTCATGAAAATATTTTTTGTTCTTTTGAATAGGAATTCTATTATCAGGACAAATATATCTGAATTCACAAACGTTACAAACTTCAATCATATCTTTATTAATTTTCCATAATTCTTGAAAGGAATTTGAAGCGATAATTTCAGATATTACGTCTTTTTCAATATTCCCAAAAACCTTTTCATGATTAATATAATTCTTAACGTCTCCTTTATTATTTATGTAGACTTTTCTATTAAAAAACAAATTATAATTCTTAGCTTCCATGAACGCATCAAGATTTGGGACTAAATCATTTATACCACTAATCTGTTTTGATAAAAATTCATTACAACTACCTGGATAAAAATTAATCCATTGATTATTGGAGACTATATCATTAGGAGCGTTAAAGAAATTGACATCTCTTAGCCTAGGAAACCTAGCAAAAAAATGCTCTATATCTAAACTATCTTTTGAATATTCGGAAATAAGACTTACTACATTTAATTTAGATTTCTTTAAAATTTCAAGTACTTGTTCAATCACATCGAATTTCATATTTGATTTTGACAGCAAAACCAATTGTATACATCCTAAATTATCAATTTCATTTAATAATTTAATCTTAAAATCCTGTAAATCGTCAATTTCTAAAAAAACAATATCACTTAAAAACAAATAATCCTTTTCTAAATCTAAATCTAAAAAGTGATTGGGTTCATCAGTAAGAAAAATAAGCTCATTTTCGATTAAATAGTTTAGATTCCTTGTAACTAACTCTTCATAATCTAAATAATCTTCATATATAACTTCTATTTTTTTATCAAAATAATCTTGTAACATATCTGTCAAAGAATTGGAAATAAAATATAGTTCCGACCTTTGAAGGTCATATATAGCAGTTCTATTAAATCCTTTCACAGGAATACAAGAATTGTAAAATTTAAAATATTTATCTTTATCAATCATATGAATGCAGGTTTGTAAAAGGAATTACACCTCATTTTTTGAGTTTGATGAAAATCTGAAGCTACAAAAGCCAAATCAATATTTTTTATTGGTTGATTTTCCTTTCCTTCAACAAAAAAAACATTAATGGGTAACTTATCTATAAATTCACTATCAATATGATTTATTAATTTATTTTTCATTATTATCTATTAAATAGTTAGACACTTTTTGATGTAGATTAAAATTACATGGAATGCTTGTCATTCCAAATTGTCCTGATGGATTAACCTCTAAAAAATAATATTCATTATTTACAGATTTAATAATATCAATTGAACCAGTATTTAACCCCATTTTATTCATCAATTTAATTATTTTTTCTTCAATTACTAAAGGTAATTGATACCTACCAACTCTATTTGGCTTATCAATATCATAATTTCGAAAATCAATTTTAGTTTTTTCATTGTTTTGTGAAAAAATTACCATTGTATAGAGCTTATCATCAAGAAAAAAA is a genomic window of Flavobacterium jumunjinense containing:
- the gwsS gene encoding grasp-with-spasm system SPASM domain peptide maturase, with product MIDKDKYFKFYNSCIPVKGFNRTAIYDLQRSELYFISNSLTDMLQDYFDKKIEVIYEDYLDYEELVTRNLNYLIENELIFLTDEPNHFLDLDLEKDYLFLSDIVFLEIDDLQDFKIKLLNEIDNLGCIQLVLLSKSNMKFDVIEQVLEILKKSKLNVVSLISEYSKDSLDIEHFFARFPRLRDVNFFNAPNDIVSNNQWINFYPGSCNEFLSKQISGINDLVPNLDAFMEAKNYNLFFNRKVYINNKGDVKNYINHEKVFGNIEKDVISEIIASNSFQELWKINKDMIEVCNVCEFRYICPDNRIPIQKNKKYFHENTCNYDPKTNNWK